In the Nocardia asteroides genome, TGCAGATCAACCCGATCTGGAACCTCGGCCCGTACAACCCGTCGCAGGTCTCGGCCGGTTCACAGCCCGACTTCTACATGATGTGGACCGACGGCATGGCCAGGCTGATGCCGCCGTGGGAGCTGTACCTGGGTCGCTACACGATCCCGGCCGCCTTCTGGGTCGCGATCATCATGGGGCTGGTCTTCACCCTGCTCGTCGCCTACCCGTGGATCGAGCGCAGGCTCACCGGCGACACCGAGGTGCACCACAACCTGCTGCAGCGGCCGCGCGACGTTCCGGTGCGGACCGCGATCGGCGCGATGGCGATCACCTTCTACGTGGTGCTGACGCTCTCCTGCGTCAACGACATCATCGCGCTGAAGTTCGACATCTCGCTGAACGCGACCACCTGGATCGGCCGGATCGGCCTGCTGGTCGCACCGCCGATCGCCTACTTCCTGGCGTACCGGTTCTGCGTCGGCCTGCAGCGCAGCGACCGGGCGGTGCTCGAGCACGGCATCGAGACCGGCGTGATCAAGCGGCTGCCGCACGGCGAGTACATCGAGGTGCACCAGCCGCTCGGCCCGGTGGACTCGCACGGCCACCCGCTTCCGCTGGAGTACCAGGGCGCCGTGGTGCCCAAGCGGATGAACCAGCTCGGCTCGGCCGGCCAGCCCGGCACCGGCTCCTTCTTCCGGGCCGACCCGGCGCAGGAGAGCCACAAGAACTTCGAGCACGAGCACACGGAGGAGCGCAAGCAGCTCGCCGTGCTGCAGCGGGTGCAGGAGGAAGCCGAGCGCAACGGAAGCAACGGCCACAACGGAAGCAATGGCCACAACGGAAGCAACGGGCACCACTGACCCAGCGCTCCCGATCGGAACGGGCCCCGGATCCCACCTGGATCCGGGGCCCGTCCTGTCAGCGGCTGCGCCGCCGGAACGCCTCGATGGCGTCGAACTTGGCCAGGTTGTGCCTGGCGTCGGCGAGCGCGTCGTGCGCGTCGGCCGGGACCGGGGGCAGCTCGGGGCGGCCGTGCGCGTCCCAGTGCTGGCGCAGCTCGTTGGTGTAGCGCGGGAGCGCGGTCGGCAGCTCGACCATCGAGCCCCAGAGCTGGCAGAGCGCCACGTGGTCGTAGGCGGCGACCCAGGCCCAGAGCTCCGGCTGCACGGTCGGACGGGGCAGGAAGAACGCCGCCAGGTCGTTCCGGATGCGCTCGCGGGAGCGGCGCAGCGGCGAGTGCGGCGGCGGCAGCTGCGGCAGCACGTGCCTGCGCACCCACGGCCCGGCCCTGCTCTCGTCGAATTCGGTGGAGACGGCGTAGTATTCGCGGCCGTCCTCGCACACGACGCCGATCGAGACCAGGTCGATGGTGACGCCGTCCTCGATGAACTCGCAGTCGTAGAAGTAGCGCAGCGTGGCTCCTCGGCTCGGTGGGCGCCGGGGATCGGCGCCGCCCGTTCACCCTATGCGGTGCCGCGGTACGTATTCTGAACTGGTGAATTGGACCGTCGACGTACCGATCGACCGCTTGCCGGAACTGCCGCCGCTCCCCACCGAGCTGCGCAGCCGCCTGGACGCGGCACTCGCGCGACCCGCGCTGCAGCAGCCGTCCTGGGATCCGGAGCAGGCCGCACAGATGCGCACCGTGCTGGAGAGCGTGCCGCCCATCTGTCTGCCCGCCGAGGTGGACGAGCTGCGTGAGCGGCTCGCCGAGGTGGCCCGCGGCGAGGCCTTCCTGATGCAGGGCGGCGACTGCGCGGAGACCTTCGCCGACAACACCGAGCCGCACATCCGCGGCAATATCCGCACCCTGCTGCAGATGGCCGTCGTGCTCACCTACGGCGCCAGCCTGCCGGTGGTGAAGGTGGCCAGGATCGCCGGGCAGTACGCCAAGCCGCGCTCGTCGGACACCGACGCGCTCGGCCTGACGTCGTACCGAGGCGACATGGTGAACTCGCTGGTCGCCGAGGCGGAGCTGCGCGTGCACGACCCCTCCCGGCTGGTCCGCGCCTACGCCAACGCCAGCGCCGCGATGAACCTGGTGCGCGCGCTCACCGGCGCGGGCATGGCCGACCTGCACCGGGTGCACGACTGGAACCGCGACTTCGTCGCGCAGTCGCCCGCGGGCGCCAGGTACGAGGCGCTGGCCGAGGAGATCGACCGCGGGCTGCGCTTCATGACCGCCTGCCGGGTGAACGACCCGAGCCTGCAGCAGGCCAGGATCTACGCCAGCCACGAGGCGCTGGTGCTCGACTACGAGCGCGCGCTGCTGCGGCTGGCGGAGAACGCGGCGGGCGAGCCGGTGCTCTACGACCTCTCCGCGCACTTCCTGTGGATCGGCGAGCGCACCAGGCAGCTGGACGGCGCGCACATCGCGCTCGCCGAGCTGCTGGCGAACCCGATCGGGATCAAGATCGGGCCGAGCACGACGCCGGAGCTCGCGGTCGAGTACGTCGAGCGGCTGGACCCGAACAACGAGCCGGGCAGGCTCACCATCGTCTCCCGGATGGGCAACAACCGGGTGCGCGACATCCTGCCGCCCATCGTGGAGAAGGTGCAGGCCACCGGGCACCAGGTGATCTGGCAGTGCGACCCCATGCACGGCAACACCCACGAGGCCTCCACCGGCTTCAAGACCAGGCACTTCGACCGGATCGTCGACGAGGTGCAGGGCTTCTTCGAGGTGCACCGCGGGCTCGGCACGCACCCCGGCGGGCTGCACATCGAGCTCACCGGCGAGGATGTCACCGAGTGCCTCGGCGGCGCCCAGGAGATCTCCGACCTGGATCTCTCCGGGCGCTACGAGACCGCCTGCGACCCGCGGCTCAACACCCAGCAGTCGCTGGAGCTGGCCTTCCTGGTCGCCGAGATGCTGCGGTAGCTACGGCAGCGCCGTGAGCGCGATCGTGGAGCCGGCCTCCACGTTCGCGCCGACTCCCGGCGTCTGCCCGATCACCACCGACCCGTCCGACGGGGTCAGCTGCCGCACCTGCACCTGCAGCCCGAGCTGCTGCAGCTCGGCGCGGGCGTTGCCGACGCTCTGGCCGACCACCAGCGGGATCCGCACCGCGTTGGAGACCAGCAGCACCACCGTGTCGCCGGACTGCAGCTG is a window encoding:
- a CDS encoding cytochrome b — translated: MSAEASGGRAAAQLNELDERYRAAAFVKRSVNKVFPTHWSFLLGEIALYAFIILLLSGIYLTLFFDPSMTHVVYDGAYQPLRGVGMSRAYETALNISFEVRGGLFVRQVHHWAALLFAASIIIHLFRIFFTGAFRKPREANWVIGSLLLILAMFEGFFGYSLPDDLLSGTGLRAAFSGITISIPVIGTWMHWLIFSGDFPGDIIIPRLYIAHVLLLPGIILALIAAHVALVWYQKHTQFPGPGRTENNVVGARIVPVFAADQGAFFAFTLGIVAIMGGVLQINPIWNLGPYNPSQVSAGSQPDFYMMWTDGMARLMPPWELYLGRYTIPAAFWVAIIMGLVFTLLVAYPWIERRLTGDTEVHHNLLQRPRDVPVRTAIGAMAITFYVVLTLSCVNDIIALKFDISLNATTWIGRIGLLVAPPIAYFLAYRFCVGLQRSDRAVLEHGIETGVIKRLPHGEYIEVHQPLGPVDSHGHPLPLEYQGAVVPKRMNQLGSAGQPGTGSFFRADPAQESHKNFEHEHTEERKQLAVLQRVQEEAERNGSNGHNGSNGHNGSNGHH
- a CDS encoding polyadenylate-specific 3'-exoribonuclease AS gives rise to the protein MRYFYDCEFIEDGVTIDLVSIGVVCEDGREYYAVSTEFDESRAGPWVRRHVLPQLPPPHSPLRRSRERIRNDLAAFFLPRPTVQPELWAWVAAYDHVALCQLWGSMVELPTALPRYTNELRQHWDAHGRPELPPVPADAHDALADARHNLAKFDAIEAFRRRSR
- a CDS encoding class II 3-deoxy-7-phosphoheptulonate synthase, which codes for MNWTVDVPIDRLPELPPLPTELRSRLDAALARPALQQPSWDPEQAAQMRTVLESVPPICLPAEVDELRERLAEVARGEAFLMQGGDCAETFADNTEPHIRGNIRTLLQMAVVLTYGASLPVVKVARIAGQYAKPRSSDTDALGLTSYRGDMVNSLVAEAELRVHDPSRLVRAYANASAAMNLVRALTGAGMADLHRVHDWNRDFVAQSPAGARYEALAEEIDRGLRFMTACRVNDPSLQQARIYASHEALVLDYERALLRLAENAAGEPVLYDLSAHFLWIGERTRQLDGAHIALAELLANPIGIKIGPSTTPELAVEYVERLDPNNEPGRLTIVSRMGNNRVRDILPPIVEKVQATGHQVIWQCDPMHGNTHEASTGFKTRHFDRIVDEVQGFFEVHRGLGTHPGGLHIELTGEDVTECLGGAQEISDLDLSGRYETACDPRLNTQQSLELAFLVAEMLR